Proteins co-encoded in one Amaranthus tricolor cultivar Red isolate AtriRed21 chromosome 7, ASM2621246v1, whole genome shotgun sequence genomic window:
- the LOC130817505 gene encoding cyclin-H1-1 isoform X2, whose product MADFQTSTHKNKWIFTPQKLMEKYKDANQRAIQSLEKGTTYLENKSHKEPDSNGVKQSRVKPLKIEEEKTLHVYYENKIQEVCGAFKFPHKIQATALTYYKRFYLCWSVMEHHPKSVMLTCIYLACKIEENHVSAEELGKGIQQDHRIILDNEMLVLQSLGFDLIVYSPYRSIEGFINDMEDFCYATNGQVDLLEDLHQRVVFEADKAMLTDAPLLFPPGQLYSAENIGSLFLKAFTTGLARCGAGLFLYHAFTPSLATAKGCLK is encoded by the exons ATGGCGGATTTCCAAACATCTACTCATAAAAATAAGTGGATTTTTACCCCACAAAAGCTG ATGGAGAAATACAAAGATGCAAATCAAAGAGCGATACAATCATTAGAGAAG GGAACAACTTATCTGGAGAATAAGAGCCACAAGGAACCCGATTCTAATG GTGTCAAGCAGTCTCGTGTAAAGCCACTCaaaattgaagaagaaaaaacTCTACATGTTTATTATGAAAACAAGATTCAAGAAGTATGTGGAGCGTTCAAGTTTCCACATAAAATCCAA GCTACTGCACTTACATACTATAAAAGGTTCTATCTTTGCTGGTCAGTCATGGAGCACCATCCAAAATCTGTTAT GTTAACTTGTATATATCTAGCTTGTAAGATAGAGGAGAATCATGTTTCAGCTGAGGAGCTTGGCAAGGGTATCCAGCAGGATCATCGAATAATCTTAGATAATGAGATGCTAGTCCTTCAG AGTTTGGGGTTTGATCTTATTGTTTATTCTCCATACCGGTCCATTGAGGGGTTTATTAATGATATGGAG GATTTTTGTTATGCAACAAACGGCCAAGTTGACCTATTggag GATTTACATCAAAGAGTAGTGTTTGAAGCTGATAAGGCAATGCTTACAGATGCACCACTTTTATTCCCCCCGGGTCAG CTTTACAGCGCGGAAAACATTGGTTCGTTGTTTTTGAAAGCCTTTACAACAGGGCTGGCGCGGTGTGGTGCTGGCTTGTTTTTATACCATGCTTTTACCCCTTCACTAGCAACAGCAAAAGGatgcttaaaataa
- the LOC130818613 gene encoding zinc finger BED domain-containing protein RICESLEEPER 2-like, which translates to MMNIIKDSFPYGSLLLDGEFLHMRCCAHILNLIVQDGLNAVVYDGVNRIRKSVMFWTNSDKRVQKFEGVANQLASGYKRKLTLDCKIRWNSTYEMLCVAINYKEVFAVLSGREKLYNNPPNPEDWEKVGKICELLEVFAKLTLDFSASKTPTANIYFSKICKFKITLSTWLSSPYDYVVKMAEVMLEKYKKYWDSMNGLMGVATIVDPRYKMALIRFYFAKLFDKYEYDREVSRISNLLRRLVDEYESRSENNQSKRQLSSNLASGGSSCDDVDMEEFAQFLERDKNQTYEKSDLDKYLENANIPLEDNFDILNWWKTNGSTYPVLQQVV; encoded by the coding sequence ATGATGAACATCATAAAAGACTCTTTCCCATATGGTTCTCTACTTTTGGATGGTGAGTTCTTACATATGCGTTGCTGTGCACATATACTTAATCTAATTGTTCAAGATGGATTAAATGCTGTAGTGTATGATGGAGTTAATCGAATAAGGAAAAGTGTTATGTTCTGGACTAATTCTGATAAGAGAGTGCAAAAGTTTGAAGGTGTAGCTAATCAATTAGCCTCCGGTTACAAAAGGAAATTAACCCTTGATTGTAAAATTCGTTGGAATTCAACATATGAAATGCTTTGTGTTGCTATTAATTATAAGGAAGTGTTTGCTGTTTTAAGTGGTCGAGAAAAACTATACAACAACCCACCAAATCCTGAAGATTGGGAAAAAGTTGGGAAAATATGTGAGTTATTGGAAGTGTTTGCTAAACTTACCCTTGATTTCTCTGCCTCAAAAACTCCTACAGCTAATATTTACTTTTCTAAAAtttgcaaatttaaaattactCTATCTACTTGGCTTTCATCTCCATATGATTATGTTGTGAAGATGGCGGAAgtaatgttagagaaatataagaaatattggGATAGTATGAATGGTTTGATGGGAGTTGCAACTATAGTTGATCCTAGGTATAAAATGGCTCTTATTCGATTTTATTTTGCAaagttatttgataaatatgAGTATGATAGAGAGGTTAGTAGAATTAGCAATCTATTAAGGAGATTAGTTGATGAATATGAGTCTAGGAGTGAGAATAATCAAAGTAAGAGGCAACTATCTTCCAATTTAGCAAGTGGTGGGAGTTCTTGTGATGATGTTGATATGGAAGAGTTTGCACAATTTCTAGAGCGAGacaaaaatcaaacttatgAAAAATCTGATTTGGACAAGTATTTGGAAAATGCTAACATACCACTTGAagataattttgatattttaaattggTGGAAAACAAATGGAAGCACATATCCCGTTCTTCAACAAGTAGTTTGA
- the LOC130817631 gene encoding CAX-interacting protein 4 gives MPATAGRVRMPANNRVHSSAALQTHGIWQSAIGYDPYAPTKDDTKATSQSKSEADPENAYANFQGLLALARITGSNNDEARGACKKCGRVGHLTFQCRNFLSVKDDDKEEDPGVIQANIMAGLKKIKGSAGKMNGKAAVESSEESSEVDDETESSDSSEDSEMERIIAERYGKKKSSSKSKSAKRKKNFSDDEDSDSGRRRKRGRSKKRRSGKRSGSDSDDETDGYRKRRKEKRRKKDESSDEEEERRKRKSRKEKRRRRSHRHADDSDESPRRHKRKSRRARSPSDSDFSDSDDSRVGRHLKRSGKSQKRKYEYDE, from the coding sequence ATGCCGGCTACAGCAGGTCGGGTTCGTATGCCCGCTAATAATCGGGTGCATAGTAGTGCTGCCCTTCAGACTCATGGAATATGGCAGAGTGCTATCGGCTATGATCCTTATGCACCCACGAAAGATGATACTAAGGCTACTTCTCAGAGCAAAAGTGAGGCAGACCCTGAGAATGCTTATGCCAATTTTCAGGGTTTGCTTGCATTAGCACGTATCACTGGTTCGAATAATGATGAGGCGCGTGGTGCCTGCAAGAAGTGTGGACGTGTTGGGCATCTTACTTTCCAATGTAGGAACTTCTTGAGTGTCAAGGATGATGACAAGGAGGAAGACCCAGGGGTGATTCAGGCCAATATCATGGCAGGATTGAAAAAAATCAAGGGTAGTGCTGGGAAGATGAATGGTAAAGCTGCTGTTGAGAGCTCAGAAGAGAGTTCTGAAGTTGATGATGAAACTGAGAGCTCTGATTCAAGTGAGGATTCTGAAATGGAGAGGATTATAGCTGAAAGATATGGGAAGAAGAAATCCAGCAGCAAATCAAAGTCTGcaaaaaggaagaagaatttCTCAGATGATGAAGATTCTGATTCTGGCAGGAGAAGAAAAAGGGGCAGGTCGAAGAAGAGGAGGAGCGGGAAAAGATCTGGGAGCGATTCAGATGATGAAACTGATGGTTACAGAAAGAGGAGAAAGGAAAAGCGGAGGAAGAAGGATGAGTCTtctgatgaagaagaggaacgtcGGAAGAGAAAGAGTAGGAAGGAgaagaggaggaggaggagcCATCGACATGCTGATGATTCAGATGAATCTCCTAGGCGGCATAAGAGAAAGAGCAGGAGGGCCAGATCACCTTCTGATTCTGATTTCAGTGACTCAGATGATTCCAGAGTTGGAAGGCATTTGAAGCGTTCTGGCAAGAGCCAAAAACGGAAATATGAATATGATGAGTAG